From the genome of Phoenix dactylifera cultivar Barhee BC4 unplaced genomic scaffold, palm_55x_up_171113_PBpolish2nd_filt_p 000217F, whole genome shotgun sequence, one region includes:
- the LOC120105176 gene encoding uncharacterized protein LOC120105176, which yields MTPPRTVKEVQRLTGRVAALERFVFRSVERCLPFFAALKKPKDFLWSAQCQQAFEELKRLLASPPLLTKPQQGELLYLYLAVSPIAVSSVLVWEESKLQKPVYYTSRVLRDAETRYTKLEKTAYALVVSARRLRPYFQVHTVAVLTDQPVKQILQRSDRAGRVTKWAIELGEFDLEYRPRPAIKAQALADFIVECTVPDEPEPELAPAEQIPNSTWTLHVDAEYEALVAGLKLAKELRVKDLRAFSDSQLVVNQILGDFEAKEPTMQEYLRKVRDLTSTLNSFHIQHIARTENLRADQLSKLASFRMSELPKAAALEYLQKSSTEEPEPALCIEVEPSWMDELVNYLQDEALPSDEHEARRVKRLAARYILHEGKLYRRSFTSPLLRCLRPTEVDYAMREVHEGICGNHLGGRALAHKILR from the exons ATGACGCCGCCAAGGACAGTGAAGGAAGTGCAGCGGCTTACGGGCCGGGTCGCAGCCCTCGAAAGATTCGTCTTCCGATCGGTCGAGCGCTGCCTCCCGTTCTTTGCGGCTCTCAAGAAGCCAAAAGACTTTCTATGGTCGGCCCAATGTCAGCAGGCTTTTGAGGAGCTCAAGCGTCTTCTTGCCTCTCCTCCGCTActcacgaagcctcaacagggcgagctcctctacttgtatttAGCCGTCTCTCCTATAGCtgtgagctcggtcctggtctgGGAGGAgagcaagctccaaaagccggtataTTACACAAGtcgggtcttgagggatgctgagacccgatacacCAAGCTCGAGAAGACAGCCTACGCCTTGGTCGTTTCAGcccggaggctccgaccctatttTCAAGTTCACACTGTGGCCGTACTGACCGACCAACCGgtgaagcagatcctgcagcgaTCAGATCGTGCCGGTCGGGTTACcaaatgggccatcgagctTGGGGAGTTCGACCTCGAGTATCGACCCAGGCCGGCGATCAAGGCACAggcactcgccgacttcatagtcgagtgcaccgTGCCGGACGAGCCTGAGCCCGAGCTAGCGCCGGCGGAGCAGATTCCGAACTCGACATGGACCCTGCATGTTGATG CAGAGTACGAAGCActtgtcgccgggctcaagttgGCCAAGGAGCTAAGAGTGAAGGACCTAagggccttcagcgactcccagttgGTCGTGAACCAGATCTTGGGTGATTTCGAAGCCAAAGAGCCCACGATGCAAGAATATCTTCGGAAAGTGCGGGATCTCACCTCGACTCTGAACTCCTTCCACATCCAACACATCGCCAGAACGGAGAACCTCAGAGCAGATCaactatcaaagctggcgtctttccgcatgagcgagcttccgaaGGCAGCAGCGCTGGAGTATCTTCAAAAATCCAGCACAGAGGAGCCCGAGCCGGCCCTTTGCATCGAAGttgagccgagctggatggatgAGCTCGTCAACTACTTGCAGGATGAAGCCCTCCCCAGCGATGAGCATGAGGCCCGCCGGGTGAAGCGCTTGGCTGCCCGGTACATATTGCACGAGGGTAAGCTCTATCGAAGATCCtttacctctcccctcctcaggtgCCTTCGCCCGACAGAGGTGGACTATGCGATGCGCGAGGTCCACGAGGGGATCTGCGGGAATCATCTGGGGGGACGAGCGTTAGCGCACAAGATTTTGCGCTAA